The following are encoded together in the Bombus affinis isolate iyBomAffi1 chromosome 6, iyBomAffi1.2, whole genome shotgun sequence genome:
- the LOC126917994 gene encoding calcium channel flower isoform X1, with protein sequence MSFAEKISSIMQRPGQDPVAKDDVPWWMKYAGRGLGTVGSIIAIILGGWNCLSILMGSVDCLISGMWQMVAGFIVATIEAPCCCLFIDYVQNLSDWVEKRPYWNRAAGYCIMAIPSVLLCFGMSSLFGSGLIFATGVIYGLMSLGRKAPLREMRSAATNIEVPSSSMQATLVENAQPMSFTNRPDSNV encoded by the exons ATG TCGTTCGCTGAGAAAATATCGTCGATTATGCAAAGACCAGGACAGGACCCTGTTGCCAAGGACGATGTACCTTGGTGGATGAAGTATGCTGGACGAGGACTCGGCACCGTGGGTAGTATAA TTGCAATTATTCTTGGAGGATGGAATTGTTTATCAATTCTGATGGGTTCGGTAGATTGCCTAATAAGTGGTATGTGGCAAATGGTAGCTGGTTTTATAGTTGCAACAATAGAAGCACCATGTTGCTGTCTATTTATTGATTATGTACAAAACTTAAGTGATTGGGTGGAAAAGAGACCATATTGGAATAGAGCAGCTGGATATTGTAT AATGGCAATTCCTTCAGTCCTCCTTTGTTTTGGAATGAGTAGCTTATTTGGCAGTGGTCTGATATTTGCGACAGGTGTAATATATGGACTAATGTCACTTGGGCGAAA gGCACCACTTCGTGAAATGAGATCAGCAGCGACGAATATCGAGGTTCCTTCATCGAGTATGCAAGCTACACTTGTTGAAAATGCTCAACCAATGAGTTTTACCAATAGACCAGATAGTAATGTTTAA
- the LOC126917994 gene encoding calcium channel flower isoform X2: MSFAEKISSIMQRPGQDPVAKDDVPWWMKYAGRGLGTVGSIIAIILGGWNCLSILMGSVDCLISGMWQMVAGFIVATIEAPCCCLFIDYVQNLSDWVEKRPYWNRAAGYCIMAIPSVLLCFGMSSLFGSGLIFATGVIYGLMSLGRKGTRPDPAGMTSGVSSPQGTVPPTTDHHTTLVEDPDVWRPT, encoded by the exons ATG TCGTTCGCTGAGAAAATATCGTCGATTATGCAAAGACCAGGACAGGACCCTGTTGCCAAGGACGATGTACCTTGGTGGATGAAGTATGCTGGACGAGGACTCGGCACCGTGGGTAGTATAA TTGCAATTATTCTTGGAGGATGGAATTGTTTATCAATTCTGATGGGTTCGGTAGATTGCCTAATAAGTGGTATGTGGCAAATGGTAGCTGGTTTTATAGTTGCAACAATAGAAGCACCATGTTGCTGTCTATTTATTGATTATGTACAAAACTTAAGTGATTGGGTGGAAAAGAGACCATATTGGAATAGAGCAGCTGGATATTGTAT AATGGCAATTCCTTCAGTCCTCCTTTGTTTTGGAATGAGTAGCTTATTTGGCAGTGGTCTGATATTTGCGACAGGTGTAATATATGGACTAATGTCACTTGGGCGAAA AGGAACCAGGCCCGACCCAGCAGGAATGACGTCGGGTGTGAGTTCCCCACAGGGTACTGTACCTCCTACTACAGATCACCATACAACTCTCGTGGAAGATCCTGATGTCTGGAGGCCTACATAA